One Nostoc sp. UHCC 0302 DNA window includes the following coding sequences:
- a CDS encoding CopG family transcriptional regulator: protein MNKKWAVKRLTVNLTVEEIKKLEGYCANTGRPATDVIRELLRSLDVDLKEVSEISHSSQ, encoded by the coding sequence ATGAATAAAAAATGGGCAGTTAAACGACTTACGGTCAACCTCACAGTAGAAGAGATCAAAAAACTCGAAGGCTACTGTGCAAACACAGGAAGACCAGCAACTGACGTAATTCGAGAATTGCTGCGGAGTCTTGATGTTGACTTAAAGGAAGTATCTGAGATTTCGCACTCTTCTCAATAA
- a CDS encoding carotenoid oxygenase family protein: MVETVANPYLDGNFAPIREEIIADTLQVIGELPQDLSGMFVRNGPNPQWPPIDQYHWFDGDGMLHGARINNGKAIYRNNYVQTRRWKTEYEAGKAIGSGLLEPQMDNQGISKNTANTALVWHGGQMLALWEGGAPHAIKVPELETISKYTYDGKLVSAFTAHPKIDPVTGEMMFFGYSFMPPYLQYSIVSAAGELLRTVPIELPTAVMMHDFAITENYTIFMDLPLSFRPERIQRGEPMLMFESDRSSRFGIIPRYGDNSNIRWFDSPPCYVFHTLNAYEQGDEVVLIACRMSSTSVLQSNSNADIPYLYQWRFNLKTGLVREEMLDDMPVEFPRINENLLGRETRYGYVGKMANSSLPLFEGLVKHDFSTGNSQIHDFGQGRYGGEAVFVPRPNAINEDDGWLITFVYDEGSKASELVVVDAQKLTHEPVARVLIPQRVPYGFHGTWVSEEQINRSVGV; encoded by the coding sequence ATGGTAGAAACAGTAGCTAATCCATATCTTGATGGTAACTTTGCCCCGATTCGGGAAGAAATTATCGCTGATACACTACAAGTAATTGGGGAATTGCCGCAAGACCTATCGGGAATGTTTGTTAGAAATGGGCCTAATCCTCAATGGCCGCCTATAGACCAGTACCACTGGTTTGATGGAGACGGGATGTTGCATGGTGCCAGGATTAACAACGGTAAAGCCATCTATCGTAATAACTACGTGCAGACAAGAAGATGGAAAACTGAATATGAAGCAGGTAAAGCTATCGGGAGTGGGTTGTTAGAACCACAAATGGATAATCAGGGGATATCCAAAAATACCGCTAATACTGCCTTAGTCTGGCATGGTGGACAGATGTTGGCACTTTGGGAAGGTGGTGCGCCCCATGCTATTAAGGTTCCCGAGCTGGAAACAATTAGCAAGTACACCTATGATGGTAAGCTAGTTTCGGCTTTTACTGCCCATCCTAAAATAGATCCAGTTACAGGCGAGATGATGTTCTTTGGCTATTCGTTCATGCCACCATACTTGCAATACAGTATAGTTTCAGCAGCGGGTGAGTTGTTGCGGACAGTACCAATTGAGCTACCCACAGCTGTGATGATGCACGATTTTGCTATCACAGAAAACTACACGATTTTTATGGACTTGCCGCTGTCTTTCCGCCCAGAACGTATACAACGTGGAGAACCTATGCTGATGTTTGAGAGCGATCGCTCCAGTCGTTTTGGTATCATCCCACGTTATGGCGATAACAGCAATATTCGCTGGTTTGATAGTCCGCCTTGCTACGTTTTTCATACCCTAAACGCTTATGAACAAGGGGACGAAGTGGTGCTGATTGCTTGTCGCATGAGTTCCACTAGTGTTTTGCAATCAAATTCAAACGCAGATATCCCATACCTGTATCAATGGCGATTTAACCTCAAGACGGGATTAGTCCGCGAGGAGATGTTAGACGATATGCCTGTGGAATTTCCCCGAATCAATGAAAACCTTTTGGGGCGGGAAACCCGATATGGCTACGTGGGCAAAATGGCCAACAGTTCCCTACCTCTGTTCGAAGGTTTAGTTAAGCATGACTTTAGCACTGGCAACTCCCAAATTCATGATTTTGGGCAAGGACGTTATGGTGGTGAGGCTGTGTTTGTACCACGCCCAAATGCGATTAATGAAGACGATGGCTGGCTAATTACTTTTGTTTATGATGAGGGTTCAAAAGCTTCTGAATTAGTGGTAGTTGATGCCCAAAAATTGACTCATGAACCTGTGGCACGGGTACTAATTCCTCAACGCGTACCCTATGGTTTTCACGGTACTTGGGTTTCTGAAGAACAGATAAATAGAAGTGTAGGGGTGTAA
- a CDS encoding SDR family oxidoreductase produces MTEKQIQDVALVTGANRGIGLEVVRQLANKGITVILGARDISKGEAAAEILKEEGLEVLARQLDVTEQDSIDRLVVEIEQFKQLNILVNNAGILYDTWQQAIAPDFDIVYEALETNTFGAWRMCKAFIPLMQRSKHGRIVNVSSGAGSLTNMSGGTPAYSVSKVALNALTRMLADELRGTGILVNSVCPGWVATEMGGSGGRPVEDGAAGIVWAATLLADGPTGGFFRDGKPLPW; encoded by the coding sequence ATGACCGAGAAGCAAATACAGGATGTAGCACTCGTGACGGGAGCCAACCGCGGGATTGGGCTGGAAGTTGTACGGCAACTTGCGAACAAGGGTATAACAGTCATCCTGGGAGCGCGTGATATCTCCAAGGGGGAAGCCGCAGCCGAAATCCTCAAAGAGGAGGGACTTGAGGTTTTGGCTCGCCAACTGGATGTTACGGAGCAAGACAGCATTGATCGTTTGGTAGTAGAGATAGAGCAATTCAAGCAACTAAACATCCTCGTCAATAATGCTGGCATCCTCTATGACACTTGGCAACAAGCGATCGCTCCCGACTTTGATATCGTCTACGAAGCTCTCGAAACCAATACCTTTGGGGCTTGGCGGATGTGCAAAGCGTTCATCCCCCTGATGCAGCGAAGCAAGCATGGGCGAATTGTCAATGTTTCTAGTGGAGCAGGCTCGTTAACTAACATGAGTGGTGGGACGCCAGCTTACAGTGTCTCGAAAGTAGCGCTTAATGCTCTCACCCGTATGCTTGCTGATGAGCTTAGAGGAACTGGTATCCTTGTCAATTCTGTGTGTCCAGGGTGGGTGGCAACAGAAATGGGTGGTTCAGGAGGACGTCCTGTTGAAGACGGTGCTGCTGGCATTGTGTGGGCAGCAACTCTCCTTGCTGATGGCCCGACGGGCGGCTTCTTTCGAGATGGTAAACCCTTACCTTGGTGA
- a CDS encoding AAA-like domain-containing protein, whose protein sequence is MKQSKSKRQRGIMLTLAGLKRLQEAVVAVEIVENNGERFTLNELSTRMNVSTRTLSRLWSLNASIDQKTLRLCFSAFNLELTREDYAILNESNNAKTLQKVSVNLEREPENYSVSLWEDSFFNEQRDQLENLWSYPDGVVPLDSPFYIERPPIEELIYREITQPGCVIRIRSPRQMGKSSLVLRLLAFAQMQGYQTATLNCYQIDDNCLTNLNQLLRCLCWRVATELGIDPKLDEKWDQEIGCKLSCSFYFQNYLLKHSPTPVVLVLNEVDRFFEHPQIAQEFFALLRSWCEEARENDNWHKLRLVVVYSTENYLTLDINRSPFNIGLPIRLPEFTQQQVENLAQKYGLDWISKKESAQLISLVGGHPALIQISLYYLCYQEITLQELIQEAIANGGIYRYHLWRHWVKLQQNPTLAQTYAFILRANHSVYIDPVEVYKLDSLGLIRFEGDRILPRCQLYHAYFLKQLSTII, encoded by the coding sequence ATGAAGCAATCTAAAAGTAAGAGGCAGCGGGGAATTATGCTGACTCTTGCAGGACTCAAGCGGTTACAAGAAGCGGTTGTGGCAGTAGAGATTGTAGAAAACAATGGTGAGCGCTTTACTTTGAACGAACTAAGCACTCGCATGAATGTTTCTACTAGAACGCTGAGTAGATTGTGGTCGCTGAATGCAAGCATAGACCAAAAAACATTGAGATTATGCTTTAGTGCTTTTAACCTGGAGTTAACTAGGGAAGACTACGCCATATTGAATGAATCAAATAATGCTAAGACTTTGCAAAAGGTCTCGGTAAATTTAGAGAGAGAACCAGAAAATTATTCTGTATCCTTATGGGAGGACTCATTTTTTAACGAACAGCGTGACCAACTGGAAAATCTTTGGTCATACCCAGATGGAGTTGTACCTCTTGATTCTCCCTTTTATATCGAACGTCCCCCGATTGAGGAACTGATTTATCGGGAAATAACACAGCCTGGCTGCGTGATTCGGATTCGTTCCCCCAGACAGATGGGTAAGAGTTCTTTGGTGCTGAGACTGTTAGCTTTTGCACAGATGCAAGGCTATCAGACAGCAACTCTCAATTGCTACCAAATAGATGACAACTGTCTGACTAACTTAAATCAACTTTTGCGTTGTCTGTGCTGGCGAGTAGCAACAGAGTTAGGCATTGACCCCAAGCTTGATGAAAAATGGGATCAAGAGATAGGTTGTAAGTTAAGTTGCAGTTTCTACTTCCAGAACTATCTACTCAAGCACAGTCCAACTCCAGTGGTTCTGGTGTTGAACGAAGTAGACCGCTTTTTTGAACATCCTCAAATTGCTCAGGAGTTTTTTGCCTTGTTGCGTTCGTGGTGCGAGGAAGCACGAGAAAATGACAATTGGCACAAGCTCAGGCTAGTAGTGGTTTACTCAACTGAAAATTATCTAACGTTGGATATTAACCGCTCCCCATTTAATATCGGACTACCTATTCGGTTGCCAGAATTTACTCAGCAGCAGGTAGAAAATTTAGCTCAAAAGTATGGACTTGACTGGATTTCCAAAAAAGAATCTGCACAACTAATCTCACTCGTCGGCGGTCATCCAGCACTGATTCAGATTAGCTTGTATTATCTCTGCTATCAGGAAATCACTCTACAAGAGCTAATACAGGAAGCGATCGCCAACGGTGGTATTTATCGCTATCATTTGTGGAGACACTGGGTAAAGCTGCAACAAAATCCTACTTTGGCTCAGACTTATGCCTTTATTCTCAGGGCAAACCATAGTGTTTATATTGATCCTGTTGAAGTATATAAGCTCGACAGTTTGGGATTAATTCGGTTTGAAGGCGATCGCATTCTACCGCGTTGCCAGCTTTACCATGCTTATTTTTTAAAACAACTCTCTACAATTATTTAA
- a CDS encoding lipoxygenase family protein: MTASSQDNSISLPITHNLDIAKQEYQYNYTHIPSIAMVDQLPDADRFTSNWYFLVAQQLRFIFANTLVTNRGNRGSKSIRDDVIMFVLEALLKGAIPARISIIARLLQIFPQFLIKGISKDLRELDDLFFSLLRENGLMILRDSLNRVIELLYEGQPTGHANNLNDYEKLFPVISVPAISKTFQEDEVFAYMRVAGYNPVIIERVTSPGDWSVRFPVKDEHYQAVMGNDDSLAAAGEEGRLYLTDYKILDGALNGTYPHEQKYLYAPLALFALPKGSDPTRLLRPIAIQCGQTPGPDYPIITPNSGKYAWLFAKTVVQIADANIHEPVTHLARTHLFVGIFVMSTYRQLPLNHPLGLLLRPHFENTLAINDAAQRILIAPGGGVDRLLSSTIDNSRVLAVYGLQSYSFNNAILPKQFKQRGVDDPNLLPVYPYRDDALLVWDAIYQWVSDYLKLYYAKDEDIQKDAALQAWAAEAQAYNGGRVSDFGEDGGIKTRKYLADAATLIIFTASAQHAAVNFPQKDLMGYAAALPMAGYSPASTLKGEVSEQDYLNLLAPLDQAQRQYNLLSLLGSVYYNRLGEYPQGYFKDPQVKPLLQTFQSNLQQVEATINQRNLNRPTYEYLLPSKIPQSINI; encoded by the coding sequence ATGACGGCTTCATCACAAGATAATTCGATAAGTCTCCCAATCACTCATAACCTAGACATAGCTAAGCAGGAATATCAATATAACTACACCCATATTCCATCTATAGCTATGGTGGATCAGCTTCCAGATGCGGATCGGTTCACCAGTAACTGGTATTTTTTAGTGGCTCAGCAGTTACGGTTTATTTTTGCCAATACACTAGTTACCAACCGAGGTAATCGCGGTTCTAAATCGATCCGTGATGATGTGATTATGTTTGTCCTCGAAGCATTGCTCAAGGGAGCGATACCAGCTCGAATCAGCATCATTGCTAGACTTCTGCAAATTTTCCCTCAGTTTCTGATTAAAGGAATATCTAAAGATTTAAGAGAACTCGACGATCTGTTTTTTTCTCTGCTTAGGGAAAACGGACTCATGATTCTTAGAGATTCTCTAAATCGAGTGATTGAGCTGCTGTATGAAGGACAACCCACAGGACACGCCAACAACTTGAATGACTACGAAAAGTTGTTTCCGGTGATTAGCGTACCAGCTATTAGCAAAACTTTCCAAGAAGATGAAGTGTTTGCATATATGCGAGTTGCTGGCTACAATCCTGTGATCATTGAGCGGGTAACTAGCCCTGGTGACTGGTCAGTTCGCTTCCCAGTTAAAGACGAGCATTATCAAGCAGTAATGGGGAATGACGATTCTTTAGCAGCAGCGGGAGAGGAAGGCAGACTCTACCTTACAGACTATAAAATTTTAGACGGTGCGCTCAACGGCACATACCCACACGAACAAAAATATCTCTATGCTCCCCTAGCGCTATTTGCGTTACCTAAAGGCTCAGACCCCACCCGTCTACTGCGTCCAATAGCTATTCAATGTGGCCAAACCCCAGGCCCAGATTACCCCATCATTACCCCTAACTCTGGTAAATACGCTTGGCTATTTGCCAAAACAGTTGTCCAGATCGCAGATGCCAACATTCACGAACCCGTCACCCACCTAGCTCGAACGCACCTATTCGTTGGTATCTTTGTGATGTCAACCTATCGGCAGCTGCCACTCAATCATCCCCTGGGTCTGCTACTGCGTCCCCATTTCGAGAATACTTTAGCGATTAACGATGCCGCCCAAAGGATTCTGATTGCTCCTGGTGGTGGGGTCGATAGATTGCTTTCATCGACGATTGATAATTCTAGGGTTTTAGCAGTGTATGGCTTACAAAGCTATAGCTTCAATAATGCGATATTACCCAAGCAATTCAAGCAGCGCGGTGTAGACGATCCTAACTTGCTGCCAGTTTATCCTTACCGCGATGATGCGCTGTTAGTTTGGGATGCCATTTATCAATGGGTTTCGGACTATCTGAAACTTTACTACGCTAAAGATGAGGATATTCAGAAAGACGCAGCCCTTCAGGCGTGGGCAGCCGAAGCCCAAGCTTACAATGGTGGTCGCGTCTCAGATTTTGGTGAAGATGGAGGTATCAAGACGCGAAAATATCTAGCTGATGCCGCTACGCTGATTATTTTCACAGCCAGCGCTCAACACGCTGCCGTTAACTTTCCCCAGAAAGATTTAATGGGATATGCCGCAGCCTTACCAATGGCAGGTTATTCGCCAGCCTCAACCCTCAAAGGAGAAGTTAGTGAGCAAGACTACCTGAATTTGCTCGCACCCTTGGATCAGGCGCAACGGCAATATAACCTGCTCAGTTTACTTGGCTCTGTATATTACAACAGGCTGGGTGAGTATCCACAGGGATACTTTAAAGATCCGCAGGTTAAACCATTGTTGCAGACGTTCCAGAGCAATCTCCAGCAGGTGGAAGCAACCATTAACCAGCGCAATTTGAACCGCCCAACCTATGAATATCTGCTTCCTTCCAAAATTCCTCAGAGCATTAATATTTGA
- a CDS encoding cytochrome P450, whose translation MELKDKVLQAHDRQLWLSPILAKVGYNTPIGKLLRLVVYYMDAIIMLGAWRDFLYIRKENLGDKYFAVDQAIMHSSHSQVKELMYTEPQVRGNDLGIIRMLAPSYLLDNPLSLGMNGNEHTGARAVFFQALPEPSEKADVLGHLVERSLTEATQQGQLHIGNDLPKILLKILHEIVFDISLSEADIIASRTYIKGLPLASLPNFVSKYLLAIKTAPNIRHRKHLIERYKQSPKWASYLQTGSQYQLNEHQIANSLFDMIHIAGTAGTSALLGSVIGVLCLDNALRDQVISELNAVWNGKESLNRNALEQSSLINNVILETARLYPPVRFVSQLATESGEVAIAGQKCPFQKGTRLLGSIFTANHDAIRYNNPDSFDLTRDFSDILSWNGEGHERACPGKSLSIGFIKIFCFYLFKKYQWNSFTDVKWDFEKVTAVTPNDLVLQGFAQRV comes from the coding sequence ATGGAACTCAAAGATAAAGTACTCCAAGCTCATGATCGCCAGCTTTGGCTCTCACCTATTTTAGCCAAAGTAGGTTATAACACTCCAATTGGCAAGCTTCTCCGCTTGGTTGTCTATTACATGGATGCCATCATCATGCTTGGGGCATGGAGAGATTTTCTTTATATTCGTAAGGAAAATCTTGGAGACAAATATTTTGCGGTAGACCAAGCGATTATGCATTCCTCTCACTCCCAGGTGAAGGAACTTATGTATACCGAGCCGCAAGTTCGGGGAAATGATTTAGGTATCATCAGAATGTTAGCCCCTAGCTATCTACTCGACAATCCCCTGAGCTTGGGGATGAATGGTAATGAACACACAGGAGCTCGTGCTGTGTTCTTTCAAGCTTTGCCAGAACCATCTGAAAAGGCAGACGTTTTAGGGCATCTAGTTGAGCGTAGTTTAACAGAAGCTACCCAACAGGGACAGTTACATATCGGCAACGATTTGCCAAAAATATTGCTGAAGATTTTGCACGAGATAGTTTTCGATATCTCATTATCTGAAGCAGACATCATCGCATCGCGTACCTACATTAAAGGTCTGCCTCTGGCTTCCTTACCAAATTTCGTTAGCAAGTATCTGCTGGCAATCAAAACAGCACCAAACATTCGCCATCGCAAACATCTCATTGAGCGATACAAACAATCACCAAAATGGGCATCTTACCTACAAACGGGTAGTCAGTATCAGCTGAACGAACACCAGATTGCTAACAGCCTTTTTGATATGATTCATATCGCCGGAACTGCCGGCACGAGTGCGCTTTTGGGTTCAGTTATTGGGGTTCTGTGCCTGGATAATGCCTTAAGAGATCAGGTAATATCAGAGCTGAATGCTGTTTGGAATGGAAAGGAATCTCTAAACAGAAATGCTCTAGAACAGTCATCACTGATTAATAACGTGATTCTAGAAACGGCTCGTCTCTATCCACCTGTGCGATTTGTGAGCCAGCTGGCCACAGAGTCGGGCGAAGTTGCGATCGCAGGGCAAAAATGCCCATTTCAAAAGGGTACGCGTTTGCTAGGTTCTATCTTTACGGCTAATCACGATGCCATTAGATACAACAATCCAGATAGTTTTGACTTAACGCGTGATTTTTCAGATATTTTATCTTGGAATGGCGAAGGGCATGAACGGGCTTGTCCTGGCAAATCCTTATCGATTGGTTTCATCAAAATATTCTGTTTCTATCTCTTCAAAAAATATCAATGGAACTCATTTACAGATGTAAAGTGGGATTTTGAAAAAGTGACTGCTGTTACCCCTAATGATTTAGTGTTACAAGGTTTTGCTCAACGAGTGTGA
- a CDS encoding orange carotenoid protein N-terminal domain-containing protein has product MTYAPDKATQPALEIFKRFDVDTQLALLWFGYLDVKEQLQPAPPESVEAPGKAVFDLIQNLSHEEQLQAQRDLLQGADNEISKAYNAISPNGRLYVWLLLSKGIEDGSIIPVPSDYQLPSETDEFVAEIKKLEFEQRVSFLLNVVQEVR; this is encoded by the coding sequence ATGACCTACGCACCTGATAAAGCCACACAACCTGCTTTAGAAATTTTTAAACGCTTTGATGTTGACACTCAGCTTGCTTTACTTTGGTTTGGATACTTGGATGTTAAAGAACAGCTTCAGCCAGCGCCTCCTGAAAGCGTAGAAGCTCCTGGTAAAGCGGTATTTGACCTAATCCAAAATTTGTCTCACGAAGAACAATTGCAAGCGCAACGTGACCTGCTTCAGGGCGCTGATAATGAGATCAGCAAGGCATATAATGCTATCAGCCCAAATGGTAGATTATACGTTTGGTTGCTACTGTCAAAAGGAATAGAGGACGGAAGTATTATCCCAGTTCCCTCTGACTATCAACTACCTAGCGAAACCGACGAATTTGTAGCAGAGATTAAAAAGCTAGAATTTGAGCAGCGGGTTAGTTTCTTGCTCAATGTAGTGCAAGAAGTACGTTAA